In the genome of Pelodiscus sinensis isolate JC-2024 chromosome 3, ASM4963464v1, whole genome shotgun sequence, one region contains:
- the ZNF395 gene encoding zinc finger protein 395 isoform X1 — protein sequence MASLLSKRLGKRSLLGTRVSTPSAFSDRMLGPAQIPALQVELSRVSPQLASYEGGQCKEQAKESGLTPSFPNLDRLQLHPGQRVYVTYNGQECAGLVEQHSQPDDEVKVLLPEQGLQACWKAEDVRLAEIQTSLPPPLPMDHSPPAAMEQSPTVATGSAPRSVSRNIDVPKRKSDAAVEMDEMMAAMVLTSLSCSPVVQSPPSRESSMPVSQAACDSWKESGDVSDSGSSTTSGHWSGGSDISTPSPPHPEASPKYSSEALSSPQADDGFETDSDPFLLDEPAPRKRKNSVKVMYKCLWPNCGKVLRSIVGIKRHVKTQHLGDGADSDQRKREEDFYYTEVQVKEETAPESATSPTFGSSPIVIQQALAKPEALALDQATLESPLPNSALSQSAPSSFWHIQADHAYQALPSIQIPVSPHIFTSISWAAATSTLPALSPVRSRSLSFSEHQPPPPMLKSHLIVASPPRAPSGTRKVRGEAKKCRKVYGIEHRDQWCTACRWKKACQRFLD from the exons ATGGCGAGCCTGCTGTCCAAGCGCCTGGGGAagcgctccctgctgggcacccgCGTCTCCACGCCCAGCGCCTTctcagacaggatgctggggccGGCCCAAATCCCCGCGTTGCAGGTGGAGCTCAGCCGAGTGTCTCCCCAGCTGGCTTCGTATGAGGGTGGTCAGTGCAAGGAGCAGGCAAAGGAGAGTGGCCTGACGCCCAGCTTCCCAAACCTGGACCGCTTACAGCTCCACCCGGGACAAAGA GTCTACGTCACCTACAACGGGCAGGAGTGCGCGGGCCTGGTGGAGCAGCACAGTCAGCCGGACGATGAGGTGAAGGTGCTGCTACCGGAGCAGGGACTGCAGGCCTGCTGGAAGGCAGAGGACGTGAGACTGGCGGAGATCCAGACATCGCTGCCTCCGCCTCTTCCAATGGACCATAGCCCTCCTGCGGCGATGGAGCAGAGCCCCACTGTGGCCACAGGATCAGCTCCGAGATCCGTGTCTAGGAACATCGACGTGCCTAAAAG GAAGTCCGATGCGGCGGTGGAAATGGACGAGATGATGGCTGCTATGGTGCTGACTAGCTTGTCCTGCAGCCCTGTGGTCCAGAGCCCGCCAAGCCGCGAGAGCAGCATGCCGG TGTCCCAGGCGGCCTGTGACTCATGGAAGGAGAGCGGCGACGTGTCGGACAGCGGCAGCAGCACCACCAGCGGACACTGGAGTGGCGGCAGCGACATCTCCACCCCATCGCCCCCACACCCTGAAGCCAGCCCCAAGTACTCGAGTGAGGCCTTGAGCTCCCCTCAGGCCGACGACGGCTTTGAGACCGACTCGGATCCCTTTCTCCTCGATGAGCCTGCCCCAAGAAAGAGAAAG AACTCGGTGAAGGTGATGTACAAGTGCCTGTGGCCGAACTGCGGCAAAGTCTTGCGCTCCATCGTCGGCATCAAGCGCCACGTCAAGACCCAGCACCTGGG AGATGGCGCAGACTCTGACCAGCGGAAGAGGGAGGAAGATTTCTACTACACGGAAGTGCAGGTGAAAGAAGAAACTGCTCCCGaatctgccaccagccccaccttTGGGTCCTCGCCCATCGTCATCCAACAGGCCCTAGCCAAGCCAGAGGctttggctttggatcaggcaacCTTGGAGTCTCCCCTGCCAAACAGTGCCCTGAGTCAGTCTGcccccagttccttctggcaTATCCAGGCAGATCATGCCTATCAG GCTTTGCCGTCCATTCAGATTCCGGTGTCGCCGCACATATTCACCAgcatcagctgggctgccgcCACCTCCACCCTCCCAGCTCTCTCCCCG GTGCGAAGCAGATCCTTGAGCTTCAGTGAACACCAGCCACCGCCGCCAATGCTGAAGTCTCACCTGATTGTCGCGTcgccccccagggctcccagcggcACCAG
- the ZNF395 gene encoding zinc finger protein 395 isoform X2 gives MASLLSKRLGKRSLLGTRVSTPSAFSDRMLGPAQIPALQVELSRVSPQLASYEGGQCKEQAKESGLTPSFPNLDRLQLHPGQRVYVTYNGQECAGLVEQHSQPDDEVKVLLPEQGLQACWKAEDVRLAEIQTSLPPPLPMDHSPPAAMEQSPTVATGSAPRSVSRNIDVPKRKSDAAVEMDEMMAAMVLTSLSCSPVVQSPPSRESSMPVSQAACDSWKESGDVSDSGSSTTSGHWSGGSDISTPSPPHPEASPKYSSEALSSPQADDGFETDSDPFLLDEPAPRKRKNSVKVMYKCLWPNCGKVLRSIVGIKRHVKTQHLGDGADSDQRKREEDFYYTEVQALPSIQIPVSPHIFTSISWAAATSTLPALSPVRSRSLSFSEHQPPPPMLKSHLIVASPPRAPSGTRKVRGEAKKCRKVYGIEHRDQWCTACRWKKACQRFLD, from the exons ATGGCGAGCCTGCTGTCCAAGCGCCTGGGGAagcgctccctgctgggcacccgCGTCTCCACGCCCAGCGCCTTctcagacaggatgctggggccGGCCCAAATCCCCGCGTTGCAGGTGGAGCTCAGCCGAGTGTCTCCCCAGCTGGCTTCGTATGAGGGTGGTCAGTGCAAGGAGCAGGCAAAGGAGAGTGGCCTGACGCCCAGCTTCCCAAACCTGGACCGCTTACAGCTCCACCCGGGACAAAGA GTCTACGTCACCTACAACGGGCAGGAGTGCGCGGGCCTGGTGGAGCAGCACAGTCAGCCGGACGATGAGGTGAAGGTGCTGCTACCGGAGCAGGGACTGCAGGCCTGCTGGAAGGCAGAGGACGTGAGACTGGCGGAGATCCAGACATCGCTGCCTCCGCCTCTTCCAATGGACCATAGCCCTCCTGCGGCGATGGAGCAGAGCCCCACTGTGGCCACAGGATCAGCTCCGAGATCCGTGTCTAGGAACATCGACGTGCCTAAAAG GAAGTCCGATGCGGCGGTGGAAATGGACGAGATGATGGCTGCTATGGTGCTGACTAGCTTGTCCTGCAGCCCTGTGGTCCAGAGCCCGCCAAGCCGCGAGAGCAGCATGCCGG TGTCCCAGGCGGCCTGTGACTCATGGAAGGAGAGCGGCGACGTGTCGGACAGCGGCAGCAGCACCACCAGCGGACACTGGAGTGGCGGCAGCGACATCTCCACCCCATCGCCCCCACACCCTGAAGCCAGCCCCAAGTACTCGAGTGAGGCCTTGAGCTCCCCTCAGGCCGACGACGGCTTTGAGACCGACTCGGATCCCTTTCTCCTCGATGAGCCTGCCCCAAGAAAGAGAAAG AACTCGGTGAAGGTGATGTACAAGTGCCTGTGGCCGAACTGCGGCAAAGTCTTGCGCTCCATCGTCGGCATCAAGCGCCACGTCAAGACCCAGCACCTGGG AGATGGCGCAGACTCTGACCAGCGGAAGAGGGAGGAAGATTTCTACTACACGGAAGTGCAG GCTTTGCCGTCCATTCAGATTCCGGTGTCGCCGCACATATTCACCAgcatcagctgggctgccgcCACCTCCACCCTCCCAGCTCTCTCCCCG GTGCGAAGCAGATCCTTGAGCTTCAGTGAACACCAGCCACCGCCGCCAATGCTGAAGTCTCACCTGATTGTCGCGTcgccccccagggctcccagcggcACCAG